The Xenopus laevis strain J_2021 chromosome 5L, Xenopus_laevis_v10.1, whole genome shotgun sequence genome has a segment encoding these proteins:
- the tdh.L gene encoding L-threonine dehydrogenase (pseudogene) L homeolog isoform X1, whose translation MPVVRTLTRVAKQMTLSPACGCQVSVMPIRSIGFSPRQVPSDASFHSVSFSETDHPRVLITGGLGQLGVGLAKLLRKRYGKNNVILSDIRKPPDSVFYSGPFIYSDILDYKNLREIVVNNRITWLIHYSALLSAVGEANVPLARAVNITGLHNILDIAAEHGLRLFVPSTIGAFGPTSPRNPTPDLCVQRPRTIYGVSKVHAELMGEYYHYRYGLDFRCLRYPGIISADSQPGGGTTDYAVQIFHDAIKTGRFTCNLKPDTRLPMMYIDDCLKATLEVMEAPASSLTMRTYNINAMSFTPEELAQEVQKHMTELEVVYDVDAIRQAIADSWPMNFDDSNARKDWGWKHDFDMAELVTTMLNYLNSERLAFQAN comes from the exons ATGCCTGTAGTGCGGACGTTAACGAGAGTGGCCAAGCAGATGACTCTTAGTCCTGCGTGCGGTTGCCAGGTCTCTGTTATGCCCATCAGATCAATTGGTTTTTCTCCCCGCCAAGTTCCGTCAGACGCCAGCTTCCACTCCGTGTCCTTCTCTGAGACAGACCACCCTCGGGTGCTGATCACAG GAGGCCTGGGCCAGCTGGGAGTGGGACTTGCCAAACTGCTGAG AAAACGCTATGGAAAGAACAACGTGATCCTGTCTGACATACGTAAACCTCCAGACAGCGTCTTCTACAGCG GGCCATTTATCTACTCTGATATACTGGACTACAAGAATCTCCGTGAGATTGTGGTGAACAATCGGATAACGTGGCTTATTCACTACAGTGCTTTGCTCAGCGCAGTCGGCGAGGCAAACGTTCCTTTGGCAAGAGCGGTCAATATTACTG GGCTACACAATATCCTGGATATTGCGGCTGAACACGGGCTGCGTCTGTTTGTGCCCAGTACAATTGGGGCCTTTGGTCCCACCTCGCCCAGAAACCCAACTCCAGATCTTTGTGTACAGAGACCAAGGACAATCTATGGTGTTTCCAAAGTCCATGCAGAGCTTATGGGAGAG TACTACCACTACAGATACGGCCTGGACTTCCGATGCCTCCGTTATCCTGGAATCATTTCCGCTGATTCCCAACCTGGAGGAGGAACTACAG ACTATGCCGTCCAGATTTTCCATGACGCTATCAAGACTGGAAGGTTCACGTGCAACCTTAAACCAGACACTCGTTTGCCCATGATGTATATTGATGATTGTCTAAAGGCTACCCTAGAGGTCATGGAAGCACCTGCCTCTTCGCTTACTATGAGGACGTACAACATCAATGCCATGAGCTTCACGCCTGAAGAGCTAGCACAAGAAGTTCAAAAGCACATGACGGAGCTTGAAGTTGTTTATGATGTGGATGCCATCCGGCAAGCTATTG CCGACAGTTGGCCAATGAATTTTGATGACAGCAATGCTCGCAAGGACTGGGGGTGGAAGCACGATTTCGATATGGCCGAGCTGGTAACTACAATGCTCAATTACTTGAACTCTGAGAGACTGGCATTCCAAGCAAACTGA